In the Saccharococcus thermophilus genome, GGCGGTCTTATTTAAAAATTTGGACGCTGATCAGCAAAATACGATTATGAATAATATTCAAGCCGTGGGCACACAAATCACCACCACCGTCGGGCAATTTATTCAACACGTGTTGCAAAACATCCCACGACTGCTCGCCTGGCTTCCGAACGCAGCTACCGTTTTTATTTTCTCACTGTTGGCTACGTTTTTTATTAGCAAAGATTGGCGCCGGCTCACAGGCATCGCCCAAACGATTTTGCCAGCAAAAGCGCACAGAAGTGGAAAAACGGTATTTCGCGATTTAAAGAAAGCATTATTCGGTTTTATTAAAGCGCAAGCGACACTGATTTCCATCACGACGGTCATCGTTTTAATCGGCTTGCTTATTCTTCGCGTTGATTATGCGATTACAATCGCCCTCATTATCGGGCTTGTCGACATTTTACCGTATTTAGGCACGGGTATTGTCTTCGTTCCTTGGATTATTTATACGGCCGTAAGCGGCGATATTCCGTTTGCCATCGGGTTGGGTGTGCTTTATATCGTCGTTCTTGTCCAACGGCAAATTATGGAGCCAAAAGTGCTTTCCTCATCGATCGGCCTTGATCCGCTCGCTACGTTAGTAGCATTATTTGTCGGATTTAAATTAATTGGTTTCCTCGGATTAATTGCAGGGCCGGTTGTGCTCGTCATCATCCGGACGCTGCACAGCGCCAACGTATTTCGCGATATTTGGAATTTTATCATCGGAAAGCCGACATCGTAGCCTGCAAAACAAATGCAGCAAAGAAAGAGCCTTTCGAACAAAGGAAAGGCTCTTTTTATCGATAAAATCGATAAAAATGGAAAAACGTTTTAGTGCGAAAAAACGATTTCAGCCAGCGGGCGATATACGGTTTCATCAGCGCACGCGTAAAAGGAAGAAGAAGAAACACCCCAAGTATATCGGTAAAAAAGCCTGGTGTTAACAACAGCACTCCGCCAATGAGCACACAAATCCCATCAAGAATCGCTTCACTCGGAAGACGTCCGTATGACACTTCCCGTCTTGCTTTTTCGATCACTGCCAGTCCTTGTTGTTTCACAAGCCATATTCCTATCATCCCCGTTAGCATAAGGAAAGCAAGCGTAGGCCATATCCCGATCAATTTGCCGGAAAGAATAAACAGAGCGATCTCCAAGGCTGGAATCACGATAAATATCCCGACTATCCATTTCATGCTTCTCCATCTTCCTTTCGAAAGAAAAAATAAAAACAGAGAAATAATTCTCTGTTTTTATTATACCTTACAACACGCTCGCATGCCCTTGATAAATCGCGCCGAATCCGGCGTCCACCGTAATTTCCTGCCCATCTTTTAAAATCGATGTCGCATTTTCCACACCGACAACGACCGGAATGCCAAGGCTTAGACCAACGACGGCGGCATGGCTCGTTAATCCGCCTTCCTCGGTAATGATGGCCGCCGCTTTTTCTAACGCCGCCATCATGTCTGCATCGGTACTGTTTGTTACTAAAATTCCGCCTTCTACCATTTTTTGGAGCGCTTCTTCTGCCGTTTTCGCAATTACCGCTTTTCCGAAAGCCGACTTGCGGCCGATGCCTTGCCCTTTTGCAATAATGTCGCCGATCACATGCACTTTCATCAAGTTCGTCGACCCCGTTTCTCCAACCGGAACTCCCGCGGTGATGACGACTAAATCACCGTGTTTGACTACTCCTGATTTTATCGCAGCATCGACGGCAATATCAAGCATTTCGTCCGTTGTGTTTGCTTGTGGCGCCACTTGCGAATATACTCCCCAGACAAGCGCTAATTTGCGCGATACGGATTCGCTGGAAGTAACAGCGACAATCGGGGCTTTCGGACGATATTTCGATACCATATACGCCGTTCTTCCACTGACGGTTGGCGTGACAATCGCCGCCACGTCTAAGTTTAGCGCCGTATGCGCCACCGATTGTCCAATCGCATCGGTAATCGTCGTTGCGCTTTCTTTTGTCCGCTGCTCTAATATGTCGCGGTATTGCAACGCCTGTTCGGTACGCAGCGCAATTCGATGCATCGTTTTTACTGCTTCGACTGGATAATGCCCTGCCGCTGTTTCCCCAGATAGCATCACCGCATCAGTGCCGTCGAAAATCGCATTGGCGACATCGCTTGCTTCTGCTCTCGTAGGTCTTGGGTTGCGCTGCATCGAATCGAGCATTTGTGTCGCCGTAATAACCGGTTTGCCAAGCATGTTGCATTTTTTAATGAGCACTTTTTGGATCAATGGCACTTCTTCTGCCGGGATTTCGACGCCAAGGTCGCCGCGCGCCACCATCAATCCATCGACGACTTCCAAAATTTCGTCAATATTATCAACGCCTTCTTGATTTTCGATTTTGGCGATGATTTGAATATGTAGCGCGTCATTTGCCTCGAGCACCTCGCGAATTTCCAATACGTCGGAAGCTCTCCGCACAAAGGAAGCAGCGATAAAATCAATTCCTTGCTCGATGCCGAATAAAATGTCTTGGCGATCTTTGTCTGTAATCCCCGGCAGGTTGAGACGAACGCCCGGTACATTAACCCCTTTTTTGTTTTTTAAGACGCCTTCATTGAGCACTCTCGTGACAATTTCGCGCGCTTGCTTGTCAATGGAAACAACTTCTAATCCGATTAAGCCATCATCTAAAAGAATTTTGGAACCAGGGACGACATCGTCAATCAATCCTTCATAGGTCACCGAAATTTTCTCCGACGTTCCGAGAACTTCCTTCATCGAAATAACGAGCTGCGAGCCTTCTTTTAATTCGACAGCGCCGTTTTCCATGTCATGAGTGCGGATTTCCGGACCTTTTGTATCTAACAAAATCGCCACCGTTTTTCCCGTTCGCTTCGCCGCTTCGCGAATGTTTTGGATGCGCCGTCCGTGTTCCATATGGTCGCCATGCGAAAAATTTAAACGCGCGACATTCATCCCCGCTTCGATCAGCTGCACGAGCTTGTCTACACTCTCACTGGCAGGACCGATCGTACAGACGATTTTCGTTTTTCGCATCATCATTTCTTCTTCCTTTCCACTGGGGAATTAAATGGATAGCTCTTTGGACAACATATACATTCTTTGATCCACGGTATGCTTGTTTGCCAATGCTTCGACAATATCATGATCGACAAGCTGATTGTTTTGAATGCCAACGCAACGGCCGCCTTTTCCTTCTAGCAATAGTTCGACAGCCCGGGCACCTAAACGGCTGGCGAGCACACGGTCAAACGCGGTTGGAGAACCGCCACGCTGCACATGCCCTAACACCGTAACGCGCGTCTCAAATCCCGTTGCTTCTTGAATTTTCTTGCCGAACTCAACGCCGCTTCCAACTCCTTCAGCAACGATAATAATGCTATGTTTTTTGCCGCGATCATGCCCGCGCTTTAGCCGCGCAATAATATCGTCCATGTCATACTCTGCTTCTGGAATCAAAATCGTTTCCGCTCCTCCGGCAAGTCCGGACCATAACGCAATATCCCCGACATGGCGTCCCATTACCTCAATCACATATGTCCGCTCGTGCGATGTTGCGGTATCGCGGATCTTGTCAATGGCGTCAATCACCGTGTTTAATGCCGTATCAAACCCAATGGTAAAATCCGTTCCAGGAATGTCATTATCGATCGTTCCCGGCACTCCGACACATGGAAATCCGTGCTCCGTTAATTTTTTTGCGCCTTGATAGGAACCGTCACCGCCGATGACGACCAGCCCTTCAATCCCATGCTTTTTCAATTGCTCAATTCCTTTCAGCTGGCCTTCTTCTGTTTTAAATTCCGGACAGCGCGCCGTATATAGTATTGTACCTCCACGATGGATAATGTCGCCGACATCACCCACTTCTAATTTTTTAATTTTCCCAGTAATCAAGCCAGCATACCCATGATAAATTCCAAATACTTCCACACCATGATAAATCGCTTTGCGCACAACGGCGCGAATAGCCGCATTCATGCCCGGCGAATCTCCGCCGCTTGTTAACACACCAATACGTTTCATGTTGTCACCTCGTTTATTCATTATTGACAAACGTCTGACCTCATACCTCTACAATACTTTAACATCTATAAAATAACATGAAGGTGGGGAAGAACACAATAGACAAGCTGTTACATATTTGTTAAAACGGCTTGCAATATTAACAAAGCTGTCCCTTTGACGGAGACAGCCCTGTTGTTATCTTACCCGAAGGTCATCGCGGGAAAACGCAAATTGCCCGATTTGTTTAAATTTTTCATATCGCTGCTGGACTAATGTTTCGCCATCCAGCTTTAGGAGCTGCTGTAGCGATCGCTTCAACACCTTATCGATCTCTGCCGCCTGTTGATCGACATCGCGATGGGCGCCGCCGCGAACTTCTGGAATAATTTCATCAATCACCCCTAGTTCTTTTAGGTCGCGCGCGGTAATTTTCATCGTTTCCGCCGCACGCTGAGCAAGCGCCGCATCTTTCCATAAAATCGCCGCCGCCCCTTCCGGGGAAATGACAGAGTACGTCGAGTTTTCAAGCATATGAATATGGTTTCCAACCCCAAGCGCCAGCGCACCGCCGCTTCCACCTTCGCCGATTACAACACAAACAATCGGCACGGTAAGCCCTGCCATTTCAAACAAATTTCTGGCAATCGCTTCGCTTTGGCCGCGCTCCTCCGCTGCTTTTCCCGGATAGGCCCCTTTTGTATCAATAAAACAAATGATTGGGCGCTGGAATTTTTCCGCCTGTTTCATGAGGCGCAATGCCTTGCGATACCCTTCTGGATGCGGCATGCCGAAATTGCGGCGAATGTTTTCTTTCGTATCTTTTCCGCGTTGGTGGCCAATCACCGTCACAGGCAAGCCATCGTATTTGGCAATTCCGCCAACAATCGCCTCGTCATCGCCAAAGCAGCGGTCCCCATGGCATTCTAAAAAATGCGTAAACAGCCGCGCGATGTAGTCAAGTGTTGTCGGGCGCTGGGGATGACGGGCGATTTGCACACGATCCCACGGAGTTAAGTTCGAATATATATCGTTTTCCAATTTGGCAAGGCGCGCTTCCAATTTTTCAATTTCCGCGGAAAAGTCGACCTCGGCGGTTTTCGTAAACTCTTTTAACTCGCTGATTTTTTTGCGCAATTCAATGAGCGGCTTTTCAAACTCTAACTCTGCCACCATCCGTGTTCCCCTCCTCCTTGATGAATATCCAGCACCGTCGTCAACGTCTCTTTTAGGTCATGACGGTGAATGACGGCATCTAGCTGGCCATGTTTCAACAAAAATTCCGCCGTCTGAAAATCTTCAGGAAGCTCCTCGCGCACCGTTTGCTCAATCACACGGCGGCCAGCAAAGCCTATGAGCGCCCCCGGTTCGGCAAAATTATAATCTCCAAGCGAAGCAAAGCTTGCCGATACCCCCCCGGTAGTCGGGTGCGTCATCACCGAAATAATCAGACCGCCTTCATCGCTGAATAATTTTAACGCCGCGCTCGTTTTTGCCATCTGCATTAAACTTAATACCCCTTCCTGCATGCGCGCGCCGCCGGAAGCGGTGAAAATAAGAAACGGGACGTGGAGTTCTCTCGCTTTTTCAATGGCCCTTGTAATTTTTTCCCCGACGACAGAGCCCATGCTACCCATCCGGAATGCCGAATCCATGACGGCGATCACCAGTGGATGTCCATTTAACGTGCCTTCCCCGGTGACAACCGCTTCATTTAAGTTTGATTTACGGCGATCTTCTTCAAGCTTTTCCATATATCCCGGGAACTGCAACGGATTGACGGAAATCATATCGGCGTCATATTCGCGAAAGCTGCCTTCATCTAACAAACTATCAATTCGCTCCCGCGACGGCATCGTATGGTGATAGCCGCAGCTCATGCAAACACGCAAATTTTTCACCAATTCTTTTGTATACATAATTTTTTTGCATTTCGGACATTTCGTCATAATCCCCTCTGGAACTTCGTGCCTCACTTGCTCGGAAGGAATCGACGCATATTTCTTCTTTTTGATAAATATGTCTTTCCACATGAGGCATTTCCCTCCTTCACTTTGACTCTATGTACTACTGTATCGAAAATGAATCATATTTTTTGTAAAACGATGTCATTTCTCTTTCGACAAAGGAGGCTGCGCATATGTTTTCCACATTTCCGTTACAACAGCCTCATCCCGCTTCGCCAATGCTTCTAGCATCTGTTCATAAAATACATCCGGCAATGAAACAATGCCGCCGATCGTGGCGGAAAAGCTGTGCAGCACACGCCAAATTCGTTCGAGTAAATAGTTGCGCGCCGCCGCTGTCGCCCACTGAAAAAACAGCTCATAATTCATTGATTTTTGTCGAACGTTTTTTTCAAGCCACGCCAAATCTTTTTCTTGCCAACGCTGGCAGGCAAGCTGCAGACAAAGCTGTTCTATAAGCCATTTCGTTTCCGCCAAATCTTCTTTTGCCCGCTTATTTTGCAAAATAAACGTGCCGAGCAAGTCAATGAACTGATGATTGCCTACGTCTGTAATGTACGTTCCTTCCCCCCGCCGCGTTTCAATTAAGCCCAGAAATTCGAGCGCCCTTAGCGCCTCGCGCACCGAAGAGCGGCCAACTTGCAGGCGTTCTGATAATTCGCGTTCAGAAGGAAGCTTATCGCCGGCGACAAGCCCGTCATCGTGGATGATCTGGCGGATTTGTTCCAACGTTTCGATATATACTTTTGCGTCTTTTACCGGTGATCCCTCCCTAACATGCCATCGCAACCATATTTTCCTCATATTCCCATCACTGGTCTGACCACCTAATGTCTATACGATATAACAAAATCGCAAAATAGTAAAGAAGTAATTATTTTACTACAATATGTTCATGCCCAAAGAGCTCCTTGAACGCCGCTATGCTTTCATCGGTTAAAGAGACATTGTACTCTTCCGCCAATTTCACCATCTTTTGCTCTTGTTCGTAATAAAGAAAAACAGGAGTGTTTCCATGATATTTTCGCAATAACGCTTTTAAAGTAAACAATTTCCCAGCGGCCATATGTTCTGGGCGAATTTTTATATAAAGTGCTTTCGTATCAAGAGGAAGCACTTGACGAATCACCAGCTGCGGCTTCCCGGCGCGGACATCTAATTTTCCTTCCAATAGCTGTACGTTTCCTTTCTCTAAAGCGGAAGAATAACGAGAATACACTTCTGGAAACGCTACCGCAACCATCTCCCCGCTCTCATCGCTAATAGTGAAAAAAGCCATTTCTTCTCCCCTTTTCGTCCGCGTTTTTCTTTTTTCGGCAATATATACACCCACCTTCGTCAAGGAACCCGCCTTGCTTTTGCATACGCTCAAAATTGGTTTGGCGCCAGCCAAGCGAAATGCCTTTTGATACGCCGATGTCGGATGCGGGGAAATGTACACGCCGAGCAATTCTTTTTCATACTCCAGCTTCTCTTCCAACGACAGTGCAGGGGCTTCCACATATTTTGGCTTTAAGGACAAATCGGCAAGCAAACCTTCTTCCATATACGGGCCCATGAGCTGGGCGTGCTCTAACGCGACATCCACACTTGCTAATAATGACGCTCTTTCCACTCCGAACTCATCAAAACAGCCTGACAAAATAAGCGACTCGATCGTTTTTCGATTAATGCCTTTTCCAAATAGGCGCACGCAGAAATCAAAAAAGTCAGCAAATTCCCCTCTTTGCCGTTCTTGAATAATTGCCTTGACCGCGACTGTCCCGACATGCTTAATGGCAGCTAAACTATAGCGGATTTTTCCCTGTTCTACTGAAAAAGCGTAGCGGCTGCGATTAATCGCAGGCGGCAGCAATGTAGTCTGTTTTTGCCTTGCTTCATAAATGTACAAAGACAGTTTCTCCTCATCGCCGATGACGCTCGTCAATAGAGCAGCATAAAAACAAAGGGGATAGTGGGCCTTCAAATAGGCGAGCTGGTAAGAAAGCAAGGCATAGCTGACCGCATGGCTGCGATTAAACCCGTAGTTGGCGAAACGGACGATCATATCGTATAGTTCATTAGCGAAAGTTTCCTCATAGCCGTTCTGGAGACATCCTTGCACGAATTCACGGCGTTGCTCGTCAAGCAGCTCCTTTTTCTTTTTGGCAACGGCGCGGCGCAGCAAATCCGCTTTTCCTAATGAAAAGCCGGCAATGTTGGCGGCGATTTGCATAATTTGCTCTTGGTAAATGAGAACGCCGTATGTAGGCGCCAAAATGGGCTCCAAATCAGGATGAAGATAGGAAACATGTTCTTCGCCGTGCTTTCTTTTGATATAAACGGGAATATAACTCATTGGACCGGGACGGTAGAGCGCATTGACAGCCACGATATCTTCAAACTGCGACGGTTTCAGCTCCCTTAGTACATGCTTCATTCCCTCCGACTCTAATTGGAAAATGCCGTTCGTATCTCCATTGCTTAATAATTCGTATGTTTTCCGATCATCTAGCGGAAGCGAGCGGATGTTTATCGATTTTCCTGTTTGCCGCTCGATAAGGCGGCATATATGTTCTAGGAATGTTAACGTGCGCAAACCGAGAAAATCCATTTTCAACAAACCAAGCCGCTCCAGCACATCCATCGGATATTGCGTTAAATACCATTCGCCATGGCCTTGCTGTAGCGGAATCATTTCCGCCAGCGGCTCGCTGCTGATAATCACGCCAGCCGCATGGGTGGATGTATGACGCGGCAACCCTTCTATTTTCATCGCCGTCGCCATCCACTTTTGTAATAAAGAAGAAGCTTGCACCGCTTGACGGAAAGCGGGGGATTGCTCATATACTTCTTGAATCGTTACTCCCGGCTTATTCGGAATAGATTTGATGATAGGTTCCACCTCTTGCGAATGAATTCCCATCGCCTTGCCAACATCGCGGAGAGCCGCTTTGGCGCCGAATGTACCAAAGGTAATGATTTGCGCGACATGCTGTTGTCCATATTTGGCGGCGACATATTGGATCACTTCTTCGCGGCGGTCATCAGGAAAATCAATATCGATATCGGGCATCGACACCCGTTCTGGGTTTAAAAAACGTTCAAAAAGAAGGCCGTACTGGATCGGATCCACATCGGTAATATAAAGGGTATACGCAACAAGCGATCCGGCCGCCGATCCCCTTCCCGGTCCCGTCGTAATCCCTTTTTTGCGCGCGAAATTCATTAAATCCCAAACGATCAAAAAATAATCGCTGAAATGCATTTGCTCGATGATATGGAGTTCGTACTCAAGCCGTTTTCTGTAAACATCGGAAGGGGACGAAACCCGTTCATTTAGCCCTTTTAGGCAAAGCCGCCGCAAATAGCTGCCGGCGCTTTCCTTTTCCGGAACCGGGTATTTCGGCAGTTTTAATGTGTCGAATTCGAGATGAAGATGGCATTGATCGGCGATTTTCTTGCTGTTTGCTAGCGCCTCCGGCAAATCAGAAAACCGCTGTTCCATCTCCTCCGACGATGTGAAATATCGTTCTCCGATAACGTTTTTTTCTTCTTTCATTTCCGTTCCATGTTTAATTGCCAATAAACAGCGCTGCACAAACACGTCTTCTTTTTCGATATATTGGACATCGTTCGTTGCCACCAGCGGGGTGCTAGTTTCTTCTCCTAAACGGATTAGCTCCGCTTCATACGGTTCGCGCTCCTGTTCCCTGCGCTGTACCGAAAGATAAACATCCGTCCCAAATATTTGCTTATACCGTTCTAACACTTGTTTTGCTTTTTCTATTTCGTTATCAGCGAGCAATGTTTCAATTTGCCCGCTTTTTCCTGGGGTTAGCGCAATTAATCCATTGCGATAATGCCATAGGAATTTTTCTGGAATTCCTTCTTGTGTTTTTGTTTGAATCGTACTGCTTATTTTCATTAAATGGCGGTAACCTGTTTCATTTTTTGCTAATAAAACGAGCGGATATGCGCTTTCCCCCTCCAGCGCAATGTCTGTGATCATTCCGATAATCGGCTGAATGCCGTAGCGTTTGCATTCGATATAAAAAGGAATCGCCCCATACAATACATTTTCATCCGTCAACGCAAGAGCGGAAAATTGCAACTCTTTCGCCTTTTTGACTAAATCGCTGATTTTCGTCGGGCTTGTCAGCAAGCTGTAGCAGCTGCGAACGTGAAGGTGAACAAACGACAATGCTCTCCCTCCTTTTTCTTCATTATAGAAGACAAAACTTTCTCTTGGCAAAACATACTCTTTCCTACTCGTCCATATACATAGTTAAAGGAAAGGTGGGAGAAGCATGAACGAAAAAATCGCATTTTTGCCTGCTTTTATTCAAAGTTATTTTATCGCTGTCGGCGTGCTGTTAGGTGGAGCGATGATCGGGGCGCTTGGCGCGTTTTTAAGCGGAGAGCAGCCGCTCACCGCCATGTATCGTTTTGCTGGTGATTTGCGGATCTGGGCTGTTGTCGCTGCCATCGGTGGAACGTTTGATACGTTTTATATGGTGGAACGGGGATTCTTTTTTGGAGAGACGCGCGATATTGTGAGGCAGTTTCTTCTTATTCTTGCAGCGATGGGAGGCGCGCAGACAGGCGTTACCATCATTACTTGGCTGACACAGGAGCATATTTCTTCATGAGGATCCCTTCCTATTATCGCTATCCAACGTGGCAGCGCTTTTTTGCCGGCGTTGCGATCGGAGCGCTCATCAGCTGGGTCGTTTTTTTGCATTTATTCGGCGTCCTGCAGGAAAAACAAGTCCGAAAAATAACCGAGCTCCAAGATAAAATTGCCGATTTGGAAAACGAAGTTCGTATTTGGCAGGAAGACTACGTCAAAATAAATAAAGAGAACAAAAAAAAGTTGACAGTACAAGAAATTTCTGTCCATCTCGGCAACGCGAAGCAATATAAACTCGACTCTTATACGACATTTCGCATTGAAGAAAGTGTAAAGGAAGATATTTCCAACCTTATCGCAAAAGATATCGAAACCGTTTATAACAGCCGGGAATTATTAAAGCGAGCGATTGAAAATAAAACATACATCATTAACGAGCAACCGTATAAGCTGGAAATTCATCAGCTGTTTGTCTTTACTACCTTGTCGATTGAACTAAAATTAAAGCCGCTGCCTTCCTCATAAAAAGAAATGTCCCGGACTCAGCCAACCGGGACATTTCCGCGTTTTATCGGGACCGGCACGCCGCTTTCAAATCGGCAATGACATATTCCGCATCTTCCCAAGAGTAAATGGAAGCACCCGCAGCGAGCGGATGCCCGCCGCCATGATATTTTTTTGCTACTTCATTGACGATCGGTCCTTTGGAACGAAAGCGGACGCGAATTTCCTTTTCTTCCTCAATAAAAAATACCCACGCGACAATTCCTTCGATATTGCCAAGAAGGCTGACAAGCTGAGAAGCCTCGGAAGCGGTAACGCCATATTGTTCCAGCAGGGCTTTTGGCATTTTTACCGCCGCCACTCCCTCTTCCGAGACGGTAAAGTTTTGCAGCACATATCCACTTAAATGTGCGACGTTTAGTTTCGTGCGATACAAGCCGTCATATAGCTCCGTTAAGGAGAATCCATATTGGATGAGTTCGCTCGCATAGCGGAACGTTTTTTCGCTCGTGCGCGGAAAAAGAAACCGTCCGGTATCGCCGACAATTCCTGCATAAATTAAACGCGCGGCCTCTTTTGTCATCACCAATCCATCTTCTTTACCGGCCAAATAAAATTCATAAATCATTTCACTCGTGGAACTGGCGTTTGTATCCACCCATACTATATCCCCGTATGGATCCTCGTTCGGATGATGGTCAATCTTAATCAACTTTTTGCCAAGACGGTAACGTCCGTCGCAAATCCGCTCCTGATTCGCTGTGTCACAAACGATCACAAGAGCATTATCATAAGCCTCGTCGTCGATGACATCCATCCGCCGTAAAAATTGCAATGACTCTTCATCCTGCCCAACCGTATACACCGTTTTTTCCGGAAATGAAGCCCGCAAAATCTCCGCTAATCCCCCTTGTGACCCGTACGCGTCGGGGTCTGGCCGCACGTGGCGGTGAATGACAATCGTATCAAACTGTTGTATCGCTTTTAAAATTTCCAAACATTTTTCTTTCATTTTTCTTCCCCTTTTGCGCCTGTATTTTTTCATTATACGTAAACAAGCAAGATCCTTGCTAGAATTCTTGCTCATTTCTATGTACAATAAGATAGAAAAACAACATGGAGGGTTTGATTTATGCCAACACTTGTAATTTTCATTATATTTTCCTTTTCGTTTTACGTCTATTATAAAATCAAATATTTTCGTTCCCGTCGCCCGCTGGAACGGCGCTGGCTCTCCGCCAAATCGAGCATTGCGCTCGGATTGTTTGTCTTTCTGTTTGGCCTGAATCAGTTTTTTATTCATTCTTCTACTGTCGCCTATATCGTCGGGACCGTTTTCTTGCTGATGGGCGCCGGAAGCGCATGGGCAGGCTATCGCGCCTACAAATATTATTTGCCGCTCGTCATTGAAGAAGCAAAACAAACAGCAAAAAACGGGGCGTAATCTGCGTCCCGTTTTTTGGCTAGCGATCCATGAGCTGGCACATCATCATCGCTTTGCCGACGACAGCGCCTTCGTTATATACTTCTACATCCACTTTCCCGAACTTCCGCCCGATTTCTAGCAGTTTCGCTTTTACCTCAACCGTGCTGTCAATTTGCACCGGTTTAATAAAATAAATGGTAAGATTTTCAACGACCAAATCCCCACGTTTATAGGAACGAAGCGCGCGTGTAGCCGCTTCGGTGACAATCGTCGTAAACACCCCGTATGAGAGCGTTCCTAAATGATTTGTCATTTGCGGTGTAATCGTGCAGCGAAACACCTCTTCTTTGCCGTCGTTATCCACTGCCCGGAACTGGCTTGTAATAATATCATCGATCGTTTCGCCGACTTGCGGCTGGCGTTGAATCATTTGCAGCGCTTTTAATACGTCCTGGCGGCTAATAATTCCCTGAAGCCGGTTATGTTCGTCCACAACTGGCAACAATTCAATGCCTTCCCATACCATGATATGGGAGGCGAAAGCGACCGATGTCTTTCCTTTTACGGTAATCGGCTGCTTTGTCATCGCCTTTTCAATTGGTAATTGCCGGTCAAAATCAAGCACGTCTTTTGCCGTTACAATTCCTTGCACTTTTAGTTGTTCATCGACAACCGGAAAGCGGCTATGTCGCGTTTCGCGATTCAACGTATACCAACGTTCAATTGGATCTGTTGTATATAAATAGACGGCTTTTTCGAGCGGAATCAAAATGTCTTCGACAAGAACGATTTCCTTTTTAATTAACTGGTCATAAATCGCGCGGTTGATCATCGTCGCGACCGTAAACGTATCATAGCTGGTCGAAATGATCGGAAGCTGCAATTCATCCGCTAATTTTTTTACATGGTCTTCCGTGTCAAATCCACCGGTGATTAACACGGCTGCCCCGGCTTCGAGAGCGAGTTGGTGCGCCTTCGTGCGGTTTCCGACAATTAATAAGTCGCCTGCCCCAATATAGCGCATC is a window encoding:
- a CDS encoding CBS domain-containing protein; the encoded protein is MATKHEQILQYINSLPIGEKISVRQIAKEMGVSEGTAYRAIKDAENKGYVSTIERVGTIRIEKKRKENIEKLTYAEVVNIVDGQVLGGREGLHKTLNRFVIGAMQLEAMMRYIGAGDLLIVGNRTKAHQLALEAGAAVLITGGFDTEDHVKKLADELQLPIISTSYDTFTVATMINRAIYDQLIKKEIVLVEDILIPLEKAVYLYTTDPIERWYTLNRETRHSRFPVVDEQLKVQGIVTAKDVLDFDRQLPIEKAMTKQPITVKGKTSVAFASHIMVWEGIELLPVVDEHNRLQGIISRQDVLKALQMIQRQPQVGETIDDIITSQFRAVDNDGKEEVFRCTITPQMTNHLGTLSYGVFTTIVTEAATRALRSYKRGDLVVENLTIYFIKPVQIDSTVEVKAKLLEIGRKFGKVDVEVYNEGAVVGKAMMMCQLMDR